From the Xiphophorus hellerii strain 12219 chromosome 20, Xiphophorus_hellerii-4.1, whole genome shotgun sequence genome, the window TCGTTAGCCGTCGCAGTGTTCGGCATGAAGTAAATGCAACTCAAATCATTTtcttagattatttttattttaacattatgtAAGACGCCATCGTAAAATAGAGAACAATCGCGTCGTGGACAAGGAAATGAATACACAGAgtagccacacttttcagattcatatTGTGTAACAAgtgtgtgttggtttatcacacaAAATCTCAAGTTAATCATAAAGGAGTACTTGAGCGACGTTTGTTTCAACTGTGTTTCAAACGACAAAAGCAGTAAATGACGAGGGACTGGACATTGAGAGGGTTGGAATATATGCCAATGTTTGATTAACTTTATTAAATGTTGCCTatgcaagtaaaaataaataaacaagtaaataaatttgTGGTCTATCAGGAACTTGTAGCAGCTAACACACTGCGTCGTTCAACTGTGACCTCGTGCGACCGTAACCGTACAATTAAACCTGGAATCAGACACAAAGGTTCAGGATCTGCTCCAGTCGTTCGCATGATGAACATTTTCAGGCAGCCTTCCACAAATGTCATCTGATCTCATCCTCAACGACGTAAAATGTCACTCTGGGGTCAGATAGATCTGTTTCGTATTGACAATGACGCTTCGGGGATTGAGCTGGGGACGGGCGGAGGTCTGAACGCTTATCGGGCGGTACGACTTTTTGAATTCACTCTGAACTGTGAGTTTTTTGGACAGCACCAGCTGCTGCcctttttgtctgtctgtctgtctcctgCCCAGCTGTCTTTGTTTAATGTCCCAGACTTACGTTGTGTCCCTTACGGCGCCATCGAACTGGTCTTCAATGGACGtgggtgttgttgtttttttgttaaactatGTGTGACAATGACTGGCTGGACTCctccgacctctgacctgacaataatgttttacatattaTAGAACTGTAGGACTAACCTCAGACTTTAAAGCTCCTGCTGAACTGTTCCTCTTGAACACAGTCCTGGCTGGATCCTCGAGGCTATCAACACGTAGGGCTGATAAGACTGTGAATCATTTGTGATCCTTCCAAAAATAAGCAATACAGGACATTCTGTTAAAGCTTGTGGCATTATTGCTACATGTGAAACTTCTTTTTGTGCACACTCCTTAGAGGTCCAGCTCAGCCAACCGAATGGTGTTTTGTTCAAGACTTCCAGGCCGTGATTTCAATTCAAACTCAAGCTCCAACTGTATACATCCAAATACTGTTTTGTCCCAAACTCTACCTGAtgtcaaagttgttttttttcgaGAGTTTTACAATCTCTAAGGCTGCACTGAAAAACAGTTTAGACTCTCTCACCCTGTGTGATGGTGCTGCACCGTTTCAGTATGTTGATGAAATCCTCATCTGCAGCCTGGCTGCTGCTCAGTGCACAAAAGACACTGAAACATTTGCATGCTTTTGGACACAGTTAGTTTGTCAAATTTGCAATTTGTGCAGGaaagtgttacatttttagGACATTTTATCACTGCTGATGGATACTTTGTCCTCGCAGCGTGTTTTCTGGGGTTCAAAATATTCCCAAGCCCACCACTAAGAAACAACTTTTGCCATCATATTGCAGAAATTTAATTCCCAATTACCCTGAGGAGCCCTAATCATTTAAACAAACACCTGGgagaactgtgcatctgctgagctcattatacaaactacttcttACTGCTACGCTGTCAaaaaacgctggtaaaaaatgctgttaaagggttaatagaggagcgatgtgttgacttcctgaaggcggagtctcagaagagcaggagtttttaataGAGGCCCAATCTCAAGCCGTAAAAGTActaagtcaaatttattttaagttatgtttggtACATACAGCATTgtcataacaactgaaagtgACATAGTTACtggattgtgctatgaaatggcactatgtgcctggaagacccataatactgcccctttaaatgcTAACATGCAGTGTGTTCAGTGGTTAGCATTGATGTCTCACAGCTAAATGAATCTGGATTCAAATCTCATCTGGCAATTGAtgacctttttttgtttattacgGCAAATGATGACCTAAAATTCAGCTTCCCCAGAAAAGAGAGAGCAAGATATTTAATAAAGAAGTGTCACAATGTATGTAGACGTATGGCCTAGAAAATCATGGAGATGATGAGAGTCACTGACACCCTCTACAGGAAGGATAGGATGTGGTTATTTCTGAATGACAGTGTGTTGGACAAAGGTGTCAAAGCCACAGGAACAACTCCAGTTGTAGTATGAAGTTTAGATTCACGAGGTGAGGACGGCGGCGGGAGTCAGAGtttcaaacaacaaaagacaGACATGCCCAGGAACCGAGCTGCAACTTTCACATCTGCTCCTGAAACAGAGATAATGTCGGAAAAACGTCTTAGTTCACTGCTCAGTTGtccaaagttttgttttcaggtgaaatatttttttttcttttcatttggaGATCAACGTCCAAACATTTAGAGGAAGAGTAAAGGCCTTCTAGATGAACgaacaaactttttttcccctcatttctATGCATGAGGAAGAAACACAAACCTAGATTTCACAAATTCACCACTTAATAGTTAACGCATAATATATCCAATCGATAGATAAAAAGTACatgttaacaaaacaaaacaggaactaAACATAAATTCTAAAATCTAACTAAACACTTGACATCCTTTAGTTGTTGTAAGGGGCGTGGATATTTGACTACATGCTCCTGTTTTCCCATATTACTGGATAGTAAACATGCCATTAAATGTGGTTCTTTAAGTAAAATATACAGTTTCCATGGTCAGTGTGTATTTAGGgagccatgtcatctgctgagGTAGGTCAGCTTTGTCCCATCAGGTCCAAATTCAGCTACCAGGATAATGAGAAGCACCTCAAGCTGCCCTCTGCTGACCAGCTTTACAGAGATGCTGATTTCCTTTCCCAGCAGGAGGACCGCTCTAAAGTACCAGTACCTGCTTTTATCTCTGCAGTATCACTGGGCTTGACTGGTGGGTAAACTCAAAAGGAAGATGAGAAACATCAGAAGCAACAATGAAGTTTAAAGCAAACTGAGTCAGTGAGCCTGGTCCAAAATATTAATACACACTGGATAGAAAATTTTAACCAATAATCAAAACATCACAGAAATGCAAGTATCACTTCGCTGGTGTTTCTGCTGGAGAGCTCCACTTCAAGTTGGCACAGGCTATAAAGTCTCCTTAGTGCCTCATTGAATTTTATAGCAGCCGCGCAAAAGCCAGATGCCATTTTCAGAAGCCTTGGCTCGGACAGTTCCAGTTTTActcagcagagggcagcattgtgCTTTGGGAATGTCTCGGATTACTGATCGGAAATAATGCCATCAACTGGTGAGTCAACTTTTCcctttactgtgtgtgtgtgtgagggggtgtATCCTGTCTAAAGAAAGCCCAACCAGCTAGTGAAacaataatttgtttaattttactaaaatatgaACCGAAATACTGAGTTCAAGTAGTTTATATACTTCATTTAATCAATCATTTGAACAAGCCTACATGTATTTGACCGATTTTCAACCAAATATCTGACAACATTCAACAAAACGGTAGCAATTAGCGTCAGACATGTCTGATAAGGTATCATAAACTGAAAACAAGAGTCTGCAAGCTGCAAaactgtctcacacacacacacatacacacacacacccacgcacacacacccagacagAGAATATCAGAGCACAGAACAGGTTTGTGCGCTACAGAACGTAGCTGGATTAGGTTTCAGATTGATTTGAGTTGATGCTCTGAAAAAAAAGCAGCTCCCAGATCAGTTCGCAGCTCATCTGTCCACTAGGAGCTCGGCTAAAGGATCGCCGCACTGGACAGATACGAACACAACTTACAGGATCAAGTGTTCAGGCTCGCAAAAATGTTCAGAcccagttgatttttcttttctttctttttttacattttgacaagTTACAATTAGAAACGTCTACATGTTTCACTGACCCAGGGCCGGATTTGGCAAGATGAGTGTCAGTTCTGGTGCCCtacccaaacaaacaaacaaacaaacaaagaagaagCATTTTACTCATGCAAACTGCAGTACATTAACAGGTGGGCCGATACATACCGGTCCCATGTGAGATGGCTTGGTCCCAAACACATGTAGCTTAACTTCAGAATTTGTGAATATTTGagtatagattttttttttaattacaatatTAAAACCACCACACTTCATACAGGCCTATAAGTTTTATATAAAGTACAaagtttgtaaaagaaaaaaaaaaaccattacaAAATCAGCCCCTTCGCCcccaaaaaaacagtaaaacgtGGCGCCCTGGGCTACAGCCCTACCGGCCCAGGAGACCAACGCTCCATGCAGCGTGAGAGATAAACGAGGAAGATAAATAAGAcgctttttaaaatgatttacaaataGGATTTTTGAAAGGTTTGGCAATTCAGAGAATTCATATCAAATTGCTCTGAATGAACTTTAAGCAGATTTGATGAAAAAGAACCaacccccccccaccaccagcgcaacatgatgctgccccCTCCATGTGAAAACTATCAGTTCTCTGCTAATGAAGTATTTTGcatattgacataaaaaaaatctcccttttgttattttctaaGGCAACATCTTTCTTAGTTCCCAAATGGCTcgtggaaaaaaattattgttctgtcatgttaaaaaaaaaaatcccaacaaacaTACAATGAAAACTGCAATTAAGACACGACAATATGTGAAAACGTCACAGCAGGAGCAATAGCATAATAAAGAACGCAACGTTACATTTGTATTTcatgttacttttattttcaagttGATGTCTTCGTTACATTAGAAAAAGAGACGGGATTTCTTGTTCTCTGGATGATTCTGAAATGTGAGTTTGAGGCTCTTCTGCTGAAGATCTACCCTAAGAAAACCGATTTCTCCAAACCATCTTCCGCTTTGGTGTACTCCAGGTGAGATCTGAAGTACTGGCTTTTATACCGGGGGCTGTTGCGAATGTACTCCAGGTAGTCGGGCGTTCCTGGGGAGATGACGTTATCTGCCAATAGGATGCTGCCTTTCCTGAGGAGACCGCACTCCTGTTTTAAAAAACGAAAACTGTGTCATGGCAGAATGAACAGGGGAGAGTTCAATCCAAGCTGAAGTGTGTTACAACAGACGCACCTCCATCAGCTTTGTGTCGGGAAGGTAGCGATCTTTCCAGTGATCCAAGAAAACCAAATCAAACGTTTCTATCCCAAACTTCTCCTTCATTTTGGGGATCCAGTCACCAGATGCCCCTTCCACTAACTGGATCTAGAGGGAAGAAAACACTCGGCTTCATGACCCagaagtggattttttttgttcctcctcTCCCCCTGTTCTCGTAGTTTGCTTTAGATGTCGGGCTTTTACCTTGTCTCCCAATCCTGCCCAAGCGATCACCTGGCGAGCTATGGCGGCGTTGTGTGGGTTGAACTCCAGGGTGATGAGCTTGGCGTCAGGCGGCAGCAGGCTGGCGATGCGCACGGTGGAGTAGCCGCAGTAGGTTCCCAGCTCCAGCACCGTCGCCGGGTTCACTTCAGTCACCACGGAGTCTAGGATGCACCCTGGGGGTCGAAGGACGAATCAAAACGTACTGGaagggaagttttttttttcccctcataaaAGAGCAGAGTTatggactttaaaaaataaataaataaataaaaagtcgTCACCTTTCTCATCTCCCACATTCATAGCCCACTCCTTCTGTCTGCAGAACTGATCGATGGCTTTCACCACGCTGCGAGGGTCCCCTCTAGTGGCGTTCTTCTGCACTGCAGCCAACATTCGCTGCAGggagcaaacaaaacaaaaaaacccaccagGATCACTTTCAGTTCTGTCAATAACCTCCCAGtgagtaaaaaacaaactattttattatttttcatcacATTTAATGAACCTTTCCTCCTCCTGAAGGCGAAAAGGTTTCCCAGTGAGCTGAAGTTGCAGTCaatttcttgaatttctttttggCTCCGAGGACAACTGAGCACAGGAGCAACGTGTCAAGCAACTGGTTGCCACATCATTTAGTCTATTCGATACCAGTTTCTAGGAAGCATGaacgcttaaaaaaaacaccttatattactttaaaaataattgcaaatCTATTCCGCAGGAGTTAGATTTAACTAAGCAGCTGTGTTTTAGAGTTGTTGTCGTCAGTTTGTGCTCGCGTGAAATTAAAATGGGACTGTAAGCTTTTAAAAGACGAgagcaaattttatttattactgaattcttcttcttcttcaaattttatttaaccggggaaaaaaaaaaagaaaacttcctCGAGATCAAAGATCTCCGACAGGAAAgtaaaaaagcttttataaGATAATCAGTTACAATTAAGGTAAAATCATGAAAAcattggggggtttttttctggttaaataaaggttgaagaagaaacaaacatcacGACAACCAATTGCTCTGGTCGTTGGTTACTCTACATTTGATTAAAATCGtctttcttttctccaagtATCCATGCCGACTTTTCTCCAGGTTCTAATTTTTAGGGAGCCGTGTTTGCCTGTGCGATCGTTTTCAGCCGGTTGCATTCACTTCTCCTgtgtgtaggcctgtcacgatagcaaattttgctgagcgattaattgtctcaaaaattattgcgataaacgataatattgtttgaagacctttttacactgatttaatggaaatgacataataatccatgcgatttcttgccaaagatagatacactttattttcaaaagaatatttaacactggaaatgataaacaaaataaacaaaacaaccaaaaacaaaaataaaatggattctcagtctccattaacaaaaaacgcacttgaaaaaaaaaactaaacaacataaagtaaaagtggaaataaatactgcattcaaccaaaagactgcagattatgaagtctgtatattatgttgcccttcagtaataattagatttaaatagagaagatgggcacatcgactacctgatgcaataattcacactacatgattttttgctcctatttttccccttacaacaatcttaaaacgttggtctttctaagattgtgttgTGTGTTACCGTAGATCCTCgttctaaatcaggggtttttcccgactgggatcttaacgcagcctgttgaatgtgacaggtagccaatcagaaagtgcGGATTCttctccgtgttttctgaggggaaattacgtcggggaatcccaaacagctgacacggcgcaacacgaagtccagcggacattggagatgattcgtggaaacaacattaatgtttattcaacatgcaaagaatatagaaatgacaagaggaggagttggagcgaaattgctaccgcagttgataaacccggtaacttttcagctgttcttcgttaacgtggcgtaaatagtttataatgattttcattcagtcaggactttacgctgacactagccacatgcattgcaggtagattgtagtaaagcattaattaatgtctggttttaaaattagttcactgaacttgtaaccattattttgtgcccattgttggacaccacacggcaggaacgaacccgatcgaaccgttatacctaggatttctgtcggctaatgtgtggtctgtcaggttttgaaaatgggccgacaatcggccgacagttCTAAGATCGTATAGTgcgcgctgggctttacactaaggaaatgaggaagggaggagtcagtggagagcactggagttgagccttttttcattcagtgtcattaacagaaagagaaaaaggccggaagagacgataatgccgataattaaaattacgtcgatagttttaatttatcgtacgattaatcgatttatcgtttatcgcgacaggcctacctGTGTGCAaactagaaaaatatttcaacaagcCCAGACTTGCGAAATGCCCCACAAAGCCTGAGCCGTTCTCTGATTCCGTTCGTGGCGACACGCTGACACGTCAACGTAGCTCAGttcttctcaattccagtcctcaggcccccctgccctgcatgtttcaggtatttcccttctgttacacacctggattgaatctatgggtgattaacaggcttctgcagcacttgatggtcatgcaatcatttgaatcagctgttctggaaaagaggcacatctaaaacatgcagagcaggggggcctgaggactggaattgagaagcactgacGTAGCAGAATCTACATTCAGCGGCTGTGAGTGGACGGCGTAAAGATGCGGGAGGAGCGAGAACGAGGAACCGAGTCTTTGGAAACGTTTTGGAAGGCGTCTCTGTTCTTGCAGGAAGGGTTTCATGTTATCTTCAGAGGCAGGGgcgtttttattttaatatgattCACAGCACTTACACAAACATCGGTCGAGCCCGGGTCGCTGAGGCTCGCTGCGTTGGGAGTAAGGTTTCACGCAGTTAATGCCAAGTTGTGAGCCTTAAGAAGGCTCAGACGACGAATCCGCTGAGGTCAGCAGATCTCCGCGGTTTTGCTGAGCCCAAGAATTGTTTTCTTAGCTGACAGGAGGGAGTCCCAGCATGCATCTGTCCTGCCGCGGGTCAGCCACCTTAACGGAACGGATCATCTCAAACACGAGGGGTTTGAAAGAGTTTTTAGCTTCCCTCGTATCTTTTCCTACAAGTTCACTCTCAACAAGAGAGGGAACCCGAATGAAGAGGCAGAGATATTTTTTTGCAGCCTCCAAAAGACCAACATCAATTACATGCATCATGTTGCCATGACGATCTGTGGTGTGCCTCGAAAAAGTTATTCACATTTCAGACCAACAGAAAGCACGGGGCACTTATGAGGCCACAGGAACACGGTGCATCTTAAGAAGGGAGCACTGAAGGTCAGCCACTCTGATGCCACCAAATAAAATTCAGTCCAACCAATTGCCTTCAAAAGAACTAGAGTCCATTTGTGTGAGATTTAAACTCAGTGtcaatccagatgtttttaaaagaacGTTAGTGAGCAAACAGCATCTTGAAAACCAGGGGCCGTCCCAAAAATCAAGTTGTGGAGACATTTACAGCCAAGttacaaagtaaaatgtattaaaggggcagtattatgcattttccagccACAAAATATCAATTTATAGCACGATCAAGTAACGTCGTTACATCCAGTTGTTATGAAACTTGAATGACTtcaaagaaatgtgactttgcAGTGTGACGCtttgaaattggacctctgtctctttaagaagctcctgctctttccgaaaCTCTGCAAACATTTGGTGAGGCAATGTTGACGCGCTGAAGGCAAACGTTCGTCAGACAACTGCACTGAGAAACAgttcatataatgagctcagcgaatgcacagttccaccaggtgcgTGCCAGTTGCTGctgctagtttgaaggagccgAGTCGTGGAAGGATTATCGCTCCGTTGAGCAGAAGCTCGGGAACACTCAGTTGCCCCAAGAGTTTCAACAAACCCGAACGTCTGCCACgggagattgaaggatttctcaaacatgcatgaaaggcTGAAAGAAACACTCCGGGTACGTTTTTGATGGGGGAATAGCATTGTAACgcgatgtaaagctcaaaaaagtcacatttacacactactgcccctttaattcaTAACTAGCCCTGTTCAGGCCATCCTGCGAAACTGGGTATGACAGAAACTGGTACAACTGAGAATATATTAGGACATGGCCAAGATGGTAACTCATGATGAGCTGCTGAGGTCAGTAGCACAATCAGCAAATATTAGCTTTCCACTATACAAATATGGCCTCTATGCAAGCGTCCCACTGCTAAAAGGAAGCCACAGGaatttgcagtttgccacaaagTCCTGCAAGACGCACTGTAAACACCTCAAAGAAAATGCTCTGGTgagatgagaaaaatgtttaaaataacagcACATTTTTCCACAAGTGAAATGCTGGAAATCAACACCACACATCAACGTAAGTGTTGacaggaagatggatggagttacGCACAAAGCAGTCCTGAAAGGAAAAGCTCTCTGAAGCTGCAAAACACTCAAGACGGGGTGAGAAGTTCATCTTCCGGTTAAAACCCAACTCCGTTTAAGGATCTGTggaagacttgaaaattgttcCAAACAATCTCACTGAACCCGAGCAGTTTCACAAAGAATGGCCAACACGTTCATTCAGATGCtgctttccttccacttaacttccaaagaatgtgaatattttttgcaagGCGTTGCGTTTCACtgctgagacaaaaacaaaccaggTAATTTGGAGAGTTTAAtgaagtagtaaaaaaaaaaaaaaggtctccCTAACACTCTTACGCCTTCGATGTAGGTTTCGTTCATTTATCGTGTTCGGCGAGCGTCTAGCAAAGGCACACCTGAGGACGCGTGGTCTGGGTCAGGGCGTTCAGCAATCCCTCCACGATGGTGTCGTGCCAAACGAGCGCGAGACCCGCGTGGTACTGCACGACGGACGGGATCACCCATCTGTAGAGTGCGTACAGCAGAGCGGCCCCGCCGGCGCAGCCGTAGAGGAGAGTCAGCCACATCCTGcgagaaaaacaagagaaaagaaagaaaattgtgcAGTTGCAGCGTGCAGTGATGCAATACTGAAAGAGACGGTGATGAATGAAGAAATCTGCAAGAAGAAAGATCAAGGGACTCTCGCGTCTCCCGTCGCCCTACCTGTCCCTTTGTGTTTAGATAATGAGATGGGTGTTTACTGTGCAGGGTACAATACAGGAGCTGCTCCTGCTGCCACATCCagtctgaacacacacacacacacacaaaatacataTACATCACTGTGAAGAAAGTATCTTAAATAAGCTGCAATACTCAAACAAACAGCTGCTTTCCCACACTTAGGAGCTGCTTATCTACAGCCTGTGCACAGATGAAGCAGGgagggaaaagaagaaaacgaGAGAGGAGAAGAGAGCACAGCTTGAATCTTAAACGCAACTCGTTCTTTGGAAAAGCAGTgaggagagcagcagagagagagggagaaaaaggaGTAATAATGCAGCTGTGAAAGCTCTGTTGTAGCTGAGGGAGCTGAGGTAATCCCTTTTGATTTAGAGTTGGAGTCGCATGGCAACTGGCTGGGGGTTAAGAGCTGTGTCACCCAAAGGCACAAAACTGAGACTGTGACCTTTTTACTCGGGCTTTCTTCTCAACGTACTAAAATGCAGAACATAACTGgtatctttttattattattattaaactaatCATTCCTTTTTGACAATCAACCTTGATATAATGTTTAAATTATAGcttcagtaaaaaataaaacacacacagagagacagcAAGGCTGTTTGACCACATTTCCTGTGGCAAAAGGTTGCAAACGTACAAGTTAATCTGCTACAAATGAACACATTTCTAAGTGCGGAAGGCATGAATCCAGATTGAACCACGCGTCCCCTTTTAGCAAAACAGGAACAAAGTAACTCAAGAGTAATCATGAGTCCACTCACCGCGCCTTCCTTGCGATCCAACACGAGAGACTTTCCCCGTGTGGTCAGGTGGCGTTCCTCCGTCCTCTTCTCGCCTCGTCGCCGCTCCAGGGGAAATGTGTTTGGAAAGCCggacatacagtatatgccCGAGTTTACACGAAGCTAACTCCTCCCTCGTCCTCCTCTGCTCACGCGAAATGTGGGCATGCGAGGAATGTGCAGCCTGCCGAAATCTCCACGCTCCgcagaaaaacaagaagcatCCGTCACAGCTTTAGTTGTTTTTAGTCTTAACGTGAGGAGTCTTTGGAGCGGAGAAAACCGCTTTCCTCTTCTAGATGTTTGGCTTGAATTAAAGGATTCCATTAATAACCGGAGCAGAGTTGTTCTTGCAcgtttttattgtaaaaaaaaaaaaaaaaaaagagagagagagagagagagaaaaaaaaagtctaagaTTTTATAAACACTACTTCCCAGAATTCTCTGTTTTTCATAGTCACGTTAAAATGTGAGACACCAGGAAGAACGGAAGATTTTTCTAGGAAGGAGAAAACGCGACATGGAAGCAACATTGAGACTCTGATCTCTGTGGCATGAAAGTGTCAAAGTAGCAAACAATCAATGTAAGAAAAGTTAAGTTTTACTGATGCCAGCACCAAACAACTGCAGCAGGCGGAGTCCCTTTGGCCGGACAGCGTCTCCTGTGCACAACAGCGTATCTGGGCCGTTGTACATAGAAATTAAAAGTAGGCCATTTccaccaaaacaacaacaacaacaaaaaagctgaaattttgagaataatctcagaaatgttctaaaacaaaaaaaaaagaagaaagggagTTTTTGTGGtccaaaagtaagaaaaaaacaattatgaataccaaattttgagaataatctcagacattttcaaggaaaatgacttttgaaactcggaaattaatcttttttctgAGATTGACctcaaaattgttttgttttgttttctagtaaatgtttgacttttgaaactcagaaatgcaaGTGCTTATATAAACTATTTAGCTCAAGATTTccgatttgttttctttcccagTAAACATTAGACTTTccaagctcagaaatgtccttgtttgcTCTAGAAAATCTAGATTAAGAGATTAGATGAACCTCTAGAgattaatttgaaaatttctgagcttttttcAGAAACGGACTCCTTCTTTCCCCCCCTTGTACAGTGGCCCTGGTTTCCTGCTGGGTAACCCAGGGGTGTTTCAAGCACTGAGCAGCTGTGGCTCTTTTCTCTGGCTGCAGTTCCAACATGGTGAGGAGAAACGAGCTGAACTGGAGCGCTTCCTCTCGTGGCCACTCGTACTTATCCAGCAGGATCTCCAACAAGCTCCAGGGTTTCAGTTTGGAGATGTGCCGCAGCTGCcctgaagagagagagagagagagagagaggggggagaCGGGGTTTCTGGCTGCTCAGACCAGCTTGACTTTGTAATTATTCATATCATGAACCGTCGACACGGTCCAGTACCTCAAAAGCAAGAAccgtatcaaataattagattGAATCaatttcatgtattttacaAATCTGTGTGAGAATCGGGCTTTTAAAATGGCTCACTAATAAAAAGCAGCGTTGTACAAGAACAGAAATGCAGAGGGGGAAACAAAATGGCTGGTGGGAGAAATAAGTCGATTTTAAGCTCTGACTCATGATTGGTCAGTCAGGAACTCAAAGGTCGTGTTGGAGCGCAGGCTAGCTTTATCAGGTCGTGCTGATAAAGAAGAAAGAGTCGTTTGATTGTTTGCAGTACTAGCGAGGCACATCAAACTCAGGTCAGAGCCCTGAGATGCAAAGACTAGTCagaacaaatacatattttccaTCTTGAGAATCATCTGGGTCAGCTCAGGCTGAGCGATCCTTTTCTGCAGATAACACAAAAGGCTGAGCGGCGTAAAGCAGAGGCTGCCGCTTTATTCCCTTGACCTTTGAAACAAACACAGTCTGCTACGGGCAATGCTGGACGCTGGCATGCTGGCAGCTTTCAGAAATCCCAGAGTTCAGATTAGCGTCAACATATTGTGGTGAACGGAGGAGGATCACGTCTCACTGAGGTTTGCATGCAAAGTCATAAGCCTTAGAAACATTGGATCATAAGCTGCATCGGTTAATTGACTACTGGA encodes:
- the comtb gene encoding catechol O-methyltransferase B, with amino-acid sequence MWLTLLYGCAGGAALLYALYRWVIPSVVQYHAGLALVWHDTIVEGLLNALTQTTRPQRMLAAVQKNATRGDPRSVVKAIDQFCRQKEWAMNVGDEKGCILDSVVTEVNPATVLELGTYCGYSTVRIASLLPPDAKLITLEFNPHNAAIARQVIAWAGLGDKIQLVEGASGDWIPKMKEKFGIETFDLVFLDHWKDRYLPDTKLMEECGLLRKGSILLADNVISPGTPDYLEYIRNSPRYKSQYFRSHLEYTKAEDGLEKSVFLG